A single window of Lutzomyia longipalpis isolate SR_M1_2022 chromosome 1, ASM2433408v1 DNA harbors:
- the LOC129786185 gene encoding signal recognition particle 14 kDa protein — protein sequence MVLLSNEEFMSQLMLLAQKSKDRSSFTVTFKRYDGNDRPQPREGRPRLPEPEEYMCLIRAKSKTHKLSTVVKRSDVPRVMENYARIMKVCMDGLKRVKKMKSKAKAAQG from the exons ATGGTGTTGTTGAGCAATGAAGAG TTTATGTCGCAGTTGATGCTCCTGGCACAGAAATCAAAGGATAGATCCTCATTTACGGTTACTTTCAAGCGCT atGATGGCAACGACAGACCACAGCCTCGCGAAGGACGACCGCGACTGCCAGAGCCCGAGGAGTATATGTGCTTGATTAGAGCTAAATCAAAAACCCATAAG CTCTCAACAGTGGTAAAGAGGAGTGATGTACCGAGGGTAATGGAGAATTATGCCAGGATAATGAAAGTTTGCATGGATGGGCTGAAACGAgtgaaaaagatgaaaagcaAAGCAAAGGCAGCCCAAGGATGA
- the LOC129786140 gene encoding transmembrane protein 65 isoform X2: MSCNRSICFLLRCGQTTRCFANIGNKKSFGSSTTTTMYDKLFGYPSRQIPRNGMQRWTSGTSASRNLSADEASEFVDNLSTEERENLKNALAQYDSSQARRSRFEADVKSPPTNSQKLQLIVINGLPFIGFGFLDNFMMIVCGDYIEQTLGGYMCLSTMAAAGLGNTISDVVGLGSAVYVERMCESIGFKVPPLSKFQLEMKESRRSASFGRILGITIGCLIGMVPLLFIDTEKKHTGTKIDENTH, encoded by the exons ATGAGTTGCAACAGGTCAATTTGTTTCCTTCTACGATGTGGGCAGACAACGAGATGCTTCGCAAATATtggcaataaaaaatcttttgggtcttccaccaccaccaccatgtACGACAAACTTTTTGGATACCCCAGCAGGCAAATCCCCCGGAATGGCATGCAACGATGGACATCAGGGACTTCCGCTTCGAGGAATCTCAGTGCCGATGAGGCCAGTGAATTTGTTGATAACTTATCCACGGAGGAGCGCGAGAATCTCAAAAATGCTTTAGCACAATATGACTCATCCCAGGCGAGGCGCAGCAGGTTTGAAG CGGATGTAAAATCTCCTCCAACAAATAGTCAAAAATTACAGT tgaTCGTAATTAATGGATTGCCCTTTATTGGATTTGGTTTCCTTGACAATTTTATGATGATCGTTTGC gGTGATTACATTGAACAAACTCTTGGTGGTTATATGTGTCTCTCAACAATGGCTGCTGCTGGATTAGGAAATACAATCAGTGATGTCGTAGGTCTCGGATCAGCCGTATATGTTGAGAGAATGTGTGAAAGTATAGGCTTCAAAGTTCCACCCTTGTCGAAATTCCAATTGGAAATGAAAGAGAGTCGACGAAGTGCTAGTTTT GGTCGTATTTTGGGAATAACAATTGGATGTTTAATTGGAATGGTTCCTCTTCTGTTTATTGATACTGAGAAGAAACACACTGGAACCAAAATAGATGAAAATACTCATTGA
- the LOC129786106 gene encoding protein phosphatase 1B — MGSFLDKPKTDKYNEHGEGNGLRFGVGSMQGWRCEMEDAHYAKTGLGGRLEDWNFFAVFDGHAGVKVSEHCAKHLLECIIQTEEFKQDDIVKGIHTGFLKLDEMMRDLPELASGADKSGTTAVCTFISPDDIYIANCGDSRAVLCRNGVPIFTTQDHKPVLPGEKERIQNAGGSVVIQRVNGSLAVSRALGDYEYKNVKDLGQCEQLVSPEPEIFHHNRDQADNFLVLACDGVWDVMNNEDVCSFIHSRLQITNNLEEVANQVIDTCLHKGSRDNMSIIIIVFPGGPSPSQEAIQAETELEAHLEKAIKEIIDSTPGLDYENLLQRLYDEHIPGLPPGGGLVSKCRFIAKIFKQHYPHLAEVTCEVGCM; from the exons ATGGGTTCGTTTTTAGATAAACCAAAGACAGATAAATACAATGAGCATGGCGAGGGAAATGGACTCCGTTTTGGCGTGGGCTCCATGCAGGGATGGCGCTGTGAAATGGAGGATGCTCACTATGCCAAGACGGGCTTAGGTGGTCGCCTCGAAGATTGGAACTTTTTTGCAGTCTTCGATGGGCATGCGGGTGTTAAGGTGTCGGAACACTGCGCAAAGCACCTCCTTGAATGCATCATACAGACGGAAGAATTTAAGCAGGATGACATTGTTAAGGGCATTCACACGGGTTTTCTCAAACTCGATGAAATGATGCGAGATCTTCCGGAATTGGCATCTGGTGCAGACAAGTCTGGCACAACGGCCGTATGTACATTCATCTCACCAGATGATATTTATATTGCAAATTGTGGCGATTCACGTGCTGTGCTATGTCGTAATGGTGTACCCATCTTCACCACGCAAGACCACAAACCCGTACTGCCGGGCGAAAAGGAGCGCATCCAAAATGCAGGTGGTTCGGTTGTGATTCAGCGCGTCAATGGTAGTCTCGCCGTGTCAAGAGCTCTTGGAGATTATGAGTACAAAAATGTTAAGGATCTGGGACAGTGTGAGCAATTGGTATCACCAGAACCAGAAATATTTCATCACAATCGCGATCAAGCTGACAATTTCCTAGTTCTCGCTTGCGATGGAGTTTGGGATGTCATGAACAACGAGGATGTTTGCAGTTTTATTCACTCTCGACTCCAAATTACAAACAATTTGGAAGAAGTAGCTAACCAAGTGATTGATACATGTTTACACAAG GGAAGCCGTGACAATATGAGCATAATAATAATAGTATTTCCGGGTGGACCCAGCCCCTCACAAGAAGCAATTCAGGCAGAAACTGAACTTGAGGCCCATCTAGAGAAAGCTATTAAAG aAATTATAGATTCTACACCTGGTTTGGACTACGAAAATCTACTACAGCGTCTCTATGATGAACATATTCCTGGATTACCACCAGGTGGTGGATTAGTGTCCAA GTGTAGATTCATAGCGAAAATCTTCAAGCAGCATTATCCACATTTGGCAGAAGTTACCTGCGAAGTAGGTTGCATGTAA
- the LOC129785990 gene encoding U3 small nucleolar RNA-associated protein 25 homolog, giving the protein MVKHKNSRQKGKGNGYRKKNYKHSRKNSFKGKPKKVDGEDYKFVRKMKTIQRNTENEEIQRKRLQIEARSLKRKEKFTLGYQEEEEESGNEEENDYYDKVLSMLNVSSKVSKAIETSSEEDDSNDENETQSDNLDNDDEAIDEDTTDADEEIPPKRNKLTDNSEEFESEADDEEGNLSDADKVDSESEEKTESPDDPYLTHLDYDLSPELYNNVAKECEYEEICEHKIISWTVLGRLLVNIPRSDKSQNSEPATKKKFLLLEDEEKFATEGKFPEKVSLRDANLNDLYLKSRLQKHAVMLNRKILGDKLETDLALTNLQAELFSIINNYQDLYMPQRTFENSEEIRFTYCLHAMNHVLKSYTKVTQHNAKMSKGSESSSKAKKNQEIFRDQGLVRPKILIILPFKSAAYHVINMLIELLVPELAGKVINHKRYVEEFTGGELEFPQKNPKPEDYEKIFSGNSDDNFRIGISVTKKCLKLYSEFYSADFIVASPLGLRMIIGAAGDEKRDYDFLASIEMLIIDQMDVILSQNWLHLLHIFDHLHLNLQTRKNTDFARVRSWCVNGWSRFYRQTLLFSNHDLPEFVSLLSRQCRNYRGSVRVANPITVGSVQNVSVQIHQVFHRIEVKSLETANDTRFEYFVRTILPRFKAPFMAHCLIFVPNYFDFVRIRNYFKKESISFVQVCEYTEDAKMARARDMFYHSGAHFMLYTERAHFYRRTRIKGIRHIVMYQPPSWPHFYPELLNLMQTSYQNPRDGLEAHTSITVLYTKYDALQTAAILGTEQTAGMLRSSKLTHTVVKEK; this is encoded by the exons ATGGTGAAGCACAAGAATTCTAGACAGAAAGGAAAGGGAAATGGATACAGGAAAAAGAATTACAAACATTCCCGGAAAAACTCATTCAAAGGGAAACCAAAAAAAGTTGATGGTGAAGATTACAAATTCGTTCGGAAAATGAAAACTATCCAAAGGAACACAGAGAATGAGGAAATACAGAGGAAGCGACTGCAGATTGAAGCTAGGAGCCTAAAGCGCAAGGAAAAATTTACCTTGGGATATcaggaggaggaagaggagAGTGGCAACGAAGAGGAGAATGATTACTACGACAAAGTTCTTTCAATGTTGAATGTTTCGAGCAAAGTAAGTAAAGCAATAGAGACTTCCTCTGAGGAGGATGATAGCAATGATGAGAATGAAACACAGAGCGATAATCTAGACAATGATGATGAAGCTATCGATGAAGACACAACTGATGCTGATGAAGAAATTCCTCCCAAACGTAACAAACTCACCGATAACAGTGAGGAATTCGAAAGCGAAGCTGATGATGAGGAGGGAAACTTATCAGACGCAGATAAGGTGGATTCTGAAAGTGAGGAAAAGACAGAGTCCCCTGATGATCCATATTTGACCCATTTGGACTACGATCTCAGTCCAGAATTGTATAACAATGTGGCAAAGGAATGCGAATATGAAGAAATTTgtgaacataaaattatttcctgGACAGTTCTTGGGAGACTTCTGGTAAACATCCCCAGAAGCGATAAAAGCCAAAATTCTGAACCTGctacaaagaaaaagtttcttttgctGGAAGACGAAGAGAAATTCGCCACTGAAGGTAAATTTCCAGAAAAGGTGTCACTAAGAGATGCAAATCTCAATGATCTATACTTAAAATCTCGACTACAGAAACACGCTGTTATGttgaatagaaaaattctagGAGATAAATTGGAAACGGATTTAGCATTGACAAATCTTCAAGCAGAACTTTTCTCCATTATTAATAACTATCAAGATCTCTATATGCCACAAAGAACCTTTGAAAATTCCGAAGAGATTCGCTTCACCTACTGCCTGCATGCTATGAATCATGTTCTAAAGAGCTACACTAAAGTCACCCAACACAACGCAAAGATGAGCAAAGGTTCAGAGAGTTCCTCCAAGGCGAAGAAAAATCAGGAAATATTCCGCGATCAAGGTCTAGTCCGACCGAAAATTCTCATCATTCTCCCATTCAAAAGTGCCGCCTATCACGTCATCAATATGCTCATTGAACTCCTCGTCCCAGAACTAGCTGGGAAGGTGATTAATCACAAACGCTATGTTGAGGAATTTACTGGGGGTGAATTGGAGTTCCCACAGAAGAATCCAAAACCAGAGGACTACGAGAAGATCTTCTCTGGGAATTCAGATGATAATTTTCGTATTGGGATTTCCGTCACGAAAAAATGCCTAAAACTCTACTCAGAATTCTACTCTGCGGACTTTATTGTGGCTTCTCCGCTGGGTTTGCGAATGATAATTGGAGCAGCTGGAGATGAGAAGCGTGACTACGATTTCCTGGCATCCATTGAGATGCTCATCATTGATCAAATGGATGTTATATTGTCGCAAAATTGGCTTCATTTGCTTCACATCTTTGATCATCTACATCTCAACTTGCAAACACGTAAAAAcacag ACTTTGCTCGAGTCCGATCTTGGTGCGTCAACGGATGGTCTCGCTTCTACAGACAAACACTCCTCTTCTCCAATCACGATCTACCAGAATTTGTATCTCTTCTCAGTAGACAATGTCGCAACTACAGAGGCAGTGTTCGTGTAGCAAATCCCATCACAGTGGGATCTGTTCAGAATGTGAGTGTGCAAATTCATCAAGTTTTTCATAGGATCGAGGTAAAATCCCTGGAGACAGCCAACGATACGAGATTTGAGTATTTTGTGCGAACAATTCTGCCACGATTCAAAGCCCCCTTCATGGCGCATTGTCTGATTTTTGTACCAAACTACTTTGATTTCGTGAGAATACGGAACTACTTCAAAAAGGAATCCATTAGCTTCGTGCAAGTCTGCGAATACACAGAAGATGCCAAGATGGCAAGAGCTAGAGACATGTTCTACCACAGTGGAGCGCATTTTATGCTCTACACCGAAAGGGCACACTTCTACCGGCGTACCCGGATAAAGGGAATCCGTCACATTGTCATGTACCAACCACCATCGTGGCCACATTTCTATCCAGAACTACTCAATCTCATGCAGACGTCGTACCAGAACCCAAGAGACGGTCTCGAAGCGCACACGTCCATCACGGTGCTATACACAAAGTATGATGCTCTCCAGACAGCAGCTATTTTGGGAACGGAACAAACTGCTGGCATGCTGCGATCCAGCAAATTAACCCATACCGTCGTGAAGGAAAAGTAG
- the LOC129786140 gene encoding uncharacterized protein LOC129786140 isoform X1, with protein sequence MSCNRSICFLLRCGQTTRCFANIGNKKSFGSSTTTTMYDKLFGYPSRQIPRNGMQRWTSGTSASRNLSADEASEFVDNLSTEERENLKNALAQYDSSQARRSRFEVGDQGPQLGTARWRSGRMRRITQDATGRTGDEIGSHCKLPEDYLQKKLADVKSPPTNSQKLQLIVINGLPFIGFGFLDNFMMIVCGDYIEQTLGGYMCLSTMAAAGLGNTISDVVGLGSAVYVERMCESIGFKVPPLSKFQLEMKESRRSASFGRILGITIGCLIGMVPLLFIDTEKKHTGTKIDENTH encoded by the exons ATGAGTTGCAACAGGTCAATTTGTTTCCTTCTACGATGTGGGCAGACAACGAGATGCTTCGCAAATATtggcaataaaaaatcttttgggtcttccaccaccaccaccatgtACGACAAACTTTTTGGATACCCCAGCAGGCAAATCCCCCGGAATGGCATGCAACGATGGACATCAGGGACTTCCGCTTCGAGGAATCTCAGTGCCGATGAGGCCAGTGAATTTGTTGATAACTTATCCACGGAGGAGCGCGAGAATCTCAAAAATGCTTTAGCACAATATGACTCATCCCAGGCGAGGCGCAGCAGGTTTGAAG ttggggATCAAGGACCTCAGCTGGGAACTGCACGCTGGCGTAGTGGCAGAATGCGAAGGATAACGCAAGATGCAACAGGCCGGACCGGGGATGAAATCGGCTCCCATTGTAAATTACCTGAAGATTATCTACAAAAGAAATTGG CGGATGTAAAATCTCCTCCAACAAATAGTCAAAAATTACAGT tgaTCGTAATTAATGGATTGCCCTTTATTGGATTTGGTTTCCTTGACAATTTTATGATGATCGTTTGC gGTGATTACATTGAACAAACTCTTGGTGGTTATATGTGTCTCTCAACAATGGCTGCTGCTGGATTAGGAAATACAATCAGTGATGTCGTAGGTCTCGGATCAGCCGTATATGTTGAGAGAATGTGTGAAAGTATAGGCTTCAAAGTTCCACCCTTGTCGAAATTCCAATTGGAAATGAAAGAGAGTCGACGAAGTGCTAGTTTT GGTCGTATTTTGGGAATAACAATTGGATGTTTAATTGGAATGGTTCCTCTTCTGTTTATTGATACTGAGAAGAAACACACTGGAACCAAAATAGATGAAAATACTCATTGA
- the LOC129786046 gene encoding putative fatty acyl-CoA reductase CG5065: MESTRTEIEQHEVKHFSASGSNLNDYVSIPQFYTDRSVFITGGTGFMGKVLVEKLLRSCPGIKNIYLLIRPKRGQEVKARLNDLLGAPLFDTLRRERPNDLNKVIPIYGDITLEKLGISENDQALLCRTVSVVFHSAATVKFDEKLKLSVAINMLGTKRLVELCHRMMSLDALVHVSTAYCNCDRTEVSEVIYAPPYNPNDIISLVEWLPENMLDDLTPSLIGKRPNTYTFTKALAEHMLLNEAGNLPVAIVRPSIVLSSLNEPLPGWLDNLNGPTGIVSAVGKGVFKTMMGNEQNIADLIPVDIVINLMIATAWRTATIKPSSPTIYNCCTGLQKPILWGQFVSKSIDYMRKHPMEGVFWYPTGTFRLNAPLNATLAFFLHIIPAHFLDLFSRILGKRPIMVKIQGKLCKAVECLTYFTTNQWRFKDDNVRELITHLSPKDRDLFDFDVTHISWERYLEGYVLGFREYLFKQSADTLPSCRRHMWRLYWIDQITKLLAIIFFWRFLMKRSKKLRDVWTKFLHLLIQMARLIPFL; the protein is encoded by the exons ATGGAGTCAACAAGAACTGAAATTGAACAGCACGAAGTGAAGCATTTTTCTGCAAGTGGATCCAATCTCAATGACTACGTCTCAATTCCACAATTCTACACAGACCGGAGTGTCTTCATTACGGGTGGTACGGGATTCATGGGAAAG GTTCTTGTTGAAAAACTCTTGAGATCATGTCCAGGAATCAAGAATATCTACCTGTTGATCCGACCTAAACGTGGACAGGAAGTCAAAGCTCGACTCAATGACCTGCTGGGTGCTCCT CTTTTTGACACACTACGACGGGAGCGTCCAAATGATCTCAACAAAGTAATACCGATTTATGGAGATATTACATTAGAAAAGCTTGGAATATCCGAAAATGATCAA GCTCTGCTTTGCCGAACGGTATCAGTTGTCTTTCATTCAGCAGCTACGGTCAAATTTGATGAGAAGCTCAAACTTTCCGTTGCTATAAATATGCTGGGAACTAAAAGGCTAGTAGAGCTATGCCACAGGATGATGTCTCTCGAT GCTTTGGTGCACGTATCTACGGCTTACTGCAACTGTGATCGTACCGAAGTGTCCGAAGTAATCTACGCACCACCGTACAATCCCAACGACATCATTTCCCTTGTTGAATGGCTACCGGAAAATATGCTGGATGACTTGACACCATCCCTCATTGGCAAGCGACCCAATACTTACACATTCACCAAAGCTCTCGCTGAACACATGCTCCTGAATGAAGCTGGTAACTTACCGGTGGCTATTGTGAGACCCTCAATTG ttCTTTCTAGCCTGAATGAACCTCTACCAGGGTGGTTGGACAACTTAAATGGACCAACTGGTATTGTTTCGGCTGTTGGCAAAGGTGTCTTCAAGACAATGATGGGGAATGAACAAAATATCGCTGATCTGATACCCGTAGATATTGTTATAAATCTTATGATAGCAACAGCATGGAGAACGGCTACAATTAAGCCAAGTAGTCCTACAATATACAATTGCTGTACTGGATTACAAAAGCCGATACTATGGGGTCAATTTGTGTCGAAGAGCATAGACTACATGAGAAAACATCCAATGG aGGGAGTTTTTTGGTATCCGACTGGGACGTTTCGCTTAAATGCCCCTCTAAATGCAACATTAGCATTCTTTTTACACATTATACCAGCTCATTTCCTCGATCTTTTCTCAAGAATACTTGGAAAGAGACCTAT aatggTTAAAATTCAGGGAAAGCTTTGCAAAGCCGTTGAATGTCTAACATACTTCACGACAAATCAGTGGAGATTTAAGGATGACAATGTGAGGGAACTTATAACACATTTGAGTCCAAAGGATAGAGATCTTTTTGATTTCGACGTAACGCATATCTCCTGGGAACGTTACCTCGAAGGATATGTCTTAGGATTCCGGGAGTATTTATTCAAACAAAGTGCTGACACTTTGCCAAGTTGCCGAAGGCATATGTGgag ATTATACTGGATTGATCAAATAACAAAATTACtagcaataatatttttctggcGCTTCCTCATGAAGAGGTCCAAGAAACTGCGAGACGTATGGACTAAATTCCTTCATCTACTAATTCAAATGGCACGACTTATTCCATTTTtgtaa
- the LOC129786058 gene encoding putative fatty acyl-CoA reductase CG8303: MPEESATLEDFFSGKNIFITGGTGFLGSVLIESLLSVSPKIGKIYVLVRDKNGNLADKRIQRMLSKPLFKNHSQEAFEKIVPVVGELTAENLDFTPTVLHDITKNVNVIFHSAATIKFNSLLKTAIDINVLGTLRTIELAKKIDNLSAYVYLSTAFCNSNNRGLILEKVYPSLRDPYEMMKLAKTPNILPENTNDSSVKEIIGAHPNTYTFTKQLAENLIVKEMTGMPVAIIRPSVVYGTYEHPVEGWVGNANSGHLGFLAGYVKGVFRTMTGNPSSVIAIIPCDYVINSSLAMAWYVGTRSIYQPEVIHCTSTHEENSITLKELCDTFNKSAAVHPCDTFLWKPHCQLRNSFRYTLFFYLFHILPAMIVWIPEKITGLGKRRMSVLDAMKVFDRGTKAFDYFMNQDFQYSVKNSLRIMSMMTKSDAERYCFDAVQCNWNELILRCFRGIRMFYFKESADTTMRHKIIRKVAEVAYYLGFCVIYALLYLLWFIVLNNPIVAFVISSITIIFLIWL; the protein is encoded by the exons ATGCCCGAGGAAAGTGCAACActggaagattttttctctggaaaaaatatcttcatcaCAGGAGGAACAGGATTTTTAGGATCAGTCCTTATTGAATCTCTGCTCAGTGTTAGTCcaaaaattgggaagatttaTGTGCTTGTACGTgacaaaaatggaaatttggCAGATAAGCGAATTCAACGGATGCTCTCAAAACCA CTCTTCAAAAACCACTCCCAAGAagcatttgagaaaattgtgccCGTTGTCGGTGAATTAACTGCTGAAAATTTGGATTTCACTCCTACTGTCCTTCATGATATCACGAAAAATGTCAACGTAATTTTTCATAGTGCAGCaactattaaattcaattcccTCCTAAAGACGGCAATTGATATCAATGTTTTGGGAACACTAAGGACGATTGAGTTGGCAAAAAAGATTGATAATTTATCTGCCTATGTGTACCTATCGACGGCCTTTTGCAACAGTAACAATCGGGGTTTGATTTTAGAAAAAGTTTATCCATCGCTTAGAGATCCGTATGAGATGATGAAACTTGCCAAAACACCCAATATTTTACCCGAAAATACCAATGATTCGAGCGTCAAGGAAATTATTGGGGCACACCCCAATACGTACACCTTCACAAAGCAATTGGCTGAGAATTTGATTGTGAAAGAGATGACTGGAATGCCTGTGGCAATCATTCGACCATCTGTTG TTTATGGCACGTACGAGCATCCCGTAGAAGGGTGGGTTGGTAATGCAAACAGTGGGCATTTAGGATTCCTCGCCGGTTATGTAAAGGGTGTATTCCGCACAATGACGGGGAACCCCTCGTCAGTCATCGCGATTATACCGTGTGATTACGTTATCAACTCTAGTCTTGCCATGGCATGGTATGTCGGCACAAGGAGCATTTACCAGCCCGAGGTTATACACTGTACCTCGACGCATGAGGAAAATTCCATAACACTAAAGGAATTATGCGATACCTTCAATAAGAGTGCTGCTGTTCATCCGTGTGATACATTCCTCTGGAAACCACATTGCcaattgagaaattcattcCGCTACACGCTTTTCTTCTACCTCTTCCACATCTTACCAGCAATGATCGTGTGGATTCCCGAAAAGATAACAGGTTTGGGAAAGCGTCGTATGAG TGTTTTGGATGCCATGAAGGTGTTTGATAGGGGTACAAAGGCATTTGATTATTTCATGAATCAGGATTTTCAGTACTCTGTTAAAAATTCCCTGAGAATTATGTCCATGATGACTAAGAGTGATGCTGAACGGTACTGCTTCGATGCTGTCCAGTGCAACTGGAATGAATTAATCTTAAGGTGTTTCCGAGGGATTCGCATGTTCTACTTCAAGGAATCCGCTGACACTACAATGAGGCACAAAATCATTCGCAAAGT ggcTGAAGTAGCGTACTACTTGGGATTTTGCGTCATATATGCACTGCTGTACCTCCTCTGGTTTATTGTCTTGAATAATCCTATAGTTGCATTCGTGATTTCGAGCAttacaataatatttttgatatgGTTATAG
- the LOC129786020 gene encoding integrator complex subunit 11 has product MPDIKITPLGAGQDVGRSCILLSMGGKNIMLDCGMHMGYNDERRFPDFSYIVPEGPITSHIDCVIISHFHLDHCGALPYMSEIVGYTGPIYMTHPTKAIAPILLEDMRKVAVERKGESNFFTTQMIKDCMKKVIAVTLHQSVMVDSELEIKAYYAGHVLGAAMFWIRVGSQSVVYTGDYNMTPDRHLGAAWIDKCRPDLLISESTYATTIRDSKRCRERDFLKKVHECVARGGKVLIPVFALGRAQELCILLETYWERMNLKYPIYFAVGLTEKANNYYKMFITWTNQKIRKTFVHRNMFDFKHIKPFDKGYIDNPGAMVVFATPGMLHAGLSLQIFKKWAPHENNMVIMPGYCVQGTVGHKILGGAKKVEFENRQVVDVKMSVEYMSFSAHADAKGIMQLIQYCEPKNVLLVHGEALKMEFLKEKIKEEFSIECYTPANGETCVINTPVKIPVDASLNLLKAEAKKYNAQPPDPKRRRIIHGVLVMKDNKISLMNVEEVCKEAGIHRHVMKFTSTVKLEDTDPAVKTTEKLYNLLQDKLTDWNVVLQDSGTISVESVDLTIEDLNDKHKKVFVSWTNQDEDLGSYILGLLQNMG; this is encoded by the exons atgcccGACATCAAAATAACGCCTCTTGGCGCCGGTCAGGATGTTGGCCGTAGCTGTATCCTTCTCTCAATGGGAGGGAAGAATATAATGCTGGACTGCGGGATGCACATG GGCTACAACGATGAGCGACGTTTCCCGGATTTTTCCTACATTGTGCCCGAGGGTCCCATCACGAGTCACATTGATTGCGTTATCATTTCCCATTTCCATCTCGATCACTGCGGCGCTCTGCCCTACATGTCCGAGATTGTTGGGTACACGGGTCCCATCTACATGACTCACCCCACGAAGGCGATTGCCCCCATTTTGCTGGAGGACATGCGTAAAGTAGCCGTGGAGCGCAAGGGGGAGAGCAACTTCTTCACCACACAGATGATTAAGGATTGCATGAAGAAGGTCATAGCAGTGACACTGCATCAGAGCGTCATGGTGGACTCAGAACTGGAGATTAAGGCCTACTACGCGGGTCACGTTCTGGGAGCTGCAATGTTCTGGATCCGTGTGGGGAGCCAGAGCGTCGTCTACACGGGTGACTACAATATGACACCCGATCGGCATCTAGGTGCTGCATGGATAGACAAATGCAGACCGGATTTGCTCATTTCCGAAAGCACCTACGCCACAACAATTCGCGACTCAAAACGCTGTCGTGAGCGTGATTTCCTGAAGAAGGTGCACGAATGCGTTGCACGCGGGGGTAAGGTACTCATTCCTGTATTTGCTCTGGGACGTGCCCAAGAGCTGTGCATCCTCCTGGAAACATATTGGGAACGAATGAACCTCAAATATCCCATCTACTTTGCCGTGGGGCTCACTGAGAAGGCCAATAACTACTACAAGATGTTCATTACGTGGACAAATCAGAAGATTCGAAAGACCTTTGTACACAGAAATATGTTTGATTTTAAACACATTAAACCCTTCGATAAGGGCTACATTGACAATCCGGGAGCAATGGTGGTGTTTGCCACCCCTGGAATGCTGCATGCTGGTCTCTCTCTGCAGATCTTCAAGAAATGGGCCCCACATGAGAACAATATGGTCATTATGCCAGGCTACTGTGTCCAAGGAACGGTTGGTCATAAGATTCTTGGCGGAGCTAAGAAGGTCGAGTTTGAAAATCGCCAGGTTGTGGATGTGAAGATGTCCGTGGAATACATGAGTTTCTCAGCACATGCCGATGCTAAGGGAATCATGCAGCTGATCCAGTACTGTGAGCCAAAGAATGTACTCCTTGTACATGGAGAAGCGCTCAAGATGGAATTCCTCAAGGAGAAGATCAAAGAAGAGTTCAGCATCGAATGCTACACACCCGCCAATGGGGAGACGTGTGTAATTAATACCCCTGTAAAGATCCCCGTGGACGCCTCCCTCAACCTCCTGAAGGCCGAAGCAAAGAAGTACAATGCCCAACCACCGGATCCCAAACGACGACGCATAATTCATGGTGTTCTCGTAATGAAGGACAACAAGATAAGCCTGATGAATGTCGAAGAGGTGTGCAAAGAGGCTGGTATTCATCGTCACGTGATGAAATTTACGTCCACCGTGAAGCTGGAGGATACGGATCCTGCTGTAAAGACCACAGAGAAGCTGTACAATCTGCTGCAGGATAAACTGACGGATTGGAATGTTGTGCTTCAAGACAGCGGAACAATCTCAGTTGAGAGTGTTGATTTAACCATCGAGGATCTCAATGATAAGCACAAGAAAGTCTTTGTCTCCTGGACCAATCAAGATGAAGATCTTGGAAGCTACATTTTGGGATTACTGCAGAATATGGGgtga